CCTGCTGTTCACACTGTTATCTGAACGTATAAACAGCGTGCACGTTACAGCTGTCCACGCAGCTTTAGTGagtaaatatttaagtattctaaaaagtcattcaaaaaaaatctctttttcattattgtggcatttagtaAATCTAGACCatcttgtgaaaatgtttgtaaagtttcagttttgtcttcCCGGCGGAGAGATCGAAAGGAGAAATAAGAGAATCAAAGTGACCTTTTCACgagcttttattttatacagGAATAACTTTCGAATTCagcaaatatttctcaaatttattcggcaaaaaaaaattaataataataaagtggaATGCGGGATTTTAGTTCTTTCAAAGTCATGTTGTAAGAAAGACATTAGAGATTTGACTTCCCTTGTCCTTGAGCTGATATTTAAAGGTAAAACCACCATGTGTGAAATCCATTCACTCTTACGCACACATGTTTACAACCAAACAAACGCAGCAGTGTAAGACACCCACATGGCCACACACTGCTAAGCAGTTCTGCACTGTATGAGCGAACTTTGATAACCCACACACCTGGCAAGAGTGTAAAACTGACAGAATTACCCAGGCTTGTGCCATTAACATGTGGGCATGTTAATGAGTAGTGGGCACGCCACGGTTCTCTAACCATGACAACTTACTCAATGACTCAAATTTAACCCAGAATATGTAGTTCATTTTAAGCTTTCATTATAGATGACAGtattttggttgttgttgttgttatcattattattataccTGTGGTTGGAAGGTAGTATAGGATATCTGATTAGGAGGTTTGCATACAGGCACAGCTATGGACACCCACCATGTTaaacagatggaaaataaaaaggtgaGCAAGAACACAAgaagaagctggaaaaaaaaacaactacttttCACTTCATGACGGGGATCAGGTGAACACATTGTTTggtcagtaattattgttttagaGGAACCACCGTCACACGCAATTGTAGGTTTGAGGACTGTAATCTGGCTTTGTGTGTGCCTCATAACAGTTGGAGTGAATTGATTGAACCTGAACAGGAAGATCTCTTACTCTACAAACTAGAGATGCTAATAtctaaagtttaaagtttaatgtaAGGTCTAACACACTATACTGTCACTTTTTGTCACCAAGCATATATGtctatattctttattttttttttattgttattaatgtaTACTTCTATAATGGTTTTTGTCCATGGTCCTGACGTCAGATCGACGCACTGCGTCTCCGCTCCGTAATTGGCCCCCGGCGCTCAGTAAGCACCACTCGGTAAGTTGTCCGGAGTTTTCGGGCGGAGTCAAGAAAGCGTGGGGTTTATATATGGGAGCCCAGCGGCAACTTTGGCACCTCTATCCACTACTCTGAGGCTGGGTGGCAGACGGAGGGAGTCCGCCGGGGAACGAgtgacagaagaaaagaaacgcAGGCAAAATGCCCTCCAATAAAGATGACGGCGGCTGGAAGGAGTTCCTGTGGAATTCAGAGAAGGGGGAGCTGCTGGGGCGAACGGGGGGAAGCTGGTGTGAGTATTGGTGCTGAATGGCCGCGTTTCTCTTCTCCCATCATCAGGCTGAATGCGAGCGCGTGCCGCGACGTGCCGCCACCTGTTCACTCTCTGCGCGACTTACTTCCGAAGCTCTCCGCTAgctccaaatgtttttattttttattataaaaatgtataaaaacgcATCTTGTTGGTTAAGACACGCTTGTTCCTCCTTATTGTACAGGCGGGGAGCGCCGGCACCGAGCGTGTTGGTTGTTAGGGAAACGtcaacttttatgtttttaatactCCCCCTGGAATGAGATGCCTAAGGGTTAAAACTGCATTCAACAGTCCAAGGTGACTCAAGGTGACGGGGGGCCTGGACGGAACCGAAGCGAGAAGTCGGTTTATGGATCTCTATCGGCGTCCTCCCCCTGATCGGGTGTCACCGGGACACAACTTTCTGCGCTCCTTTCCCCTATCGCCGCCACTGCGCATGCGCTAGCCGCTTCTTAATGTCACGCCGGGGACAAACGGGAACACCTGGCTAACATGACATGGGAGCGGGGAGTGCATGAGCCCCAGCTGGGGTCCGCATCATTTGCATCCCGCTTCCGTCCTCTGGGAGGGGAGGGGTCATTTGTCCTTCTGAGGACACCTGAAAGTGCTGATGCAGGAGAGAAACCCGACATGCGCAGTGCTGTGGATTGAAGGTCTTTGGTCCCATTTGTGTTGTGCTGCACATAAATGAGAAGTTTCCCCCATATATTATGAGATGCTCTCGTTAGCTTTAAGTTTTAACTGCAGTTTTCAGCACTAGTactggcaaaaaaaatgtatgcaaaaacAGCCAAGATCAGAAAGCACACATGTCTGCCTGTCACTGTTGGAAGTAATGTTCCACCGTGACCTGATGACCTTCCCTTCATGCAGCAAAAAGAGCTTGAGGCTGCTGATGGCTGGCTTGCCACAGCTTCATGTTCTCCTGCAGAACATGAAAGTGCTGCAGTGATGTCACTCTGCATCATCCAGTAGGAGAGTTACCAGTTGACTTGCCACATGCgcctttatttctcttttcgcaactttttttccccccagttcCTCATGTTCCCAAGCGCATGTCCCTTCATAGAGTAAAGGAAGCTCAGAATGCCTCGTCAGGGTATTTTCAGAGCGCTTTCCTCTGCATAACAGATGTGTTGGTGAGGGATCGCGCTCCTCTTGTGTTGCTCTCTGAAAAGTGACTCTGAGCTCCATCTTTTTCTCTCCCGCAGTCAAAGTTGCGCTCTTCTATGTCATCTTCTTCGGCATCCTGGCGGGGATCTTCGTTGGCACCATCCAGGCCATGTTGATGACCTTGAGTGAGAACAAGCCCACCTGGCAGGACAGAGTTGCGCCCCCTGGTAAGAGTCGGCCACCCATGTTCTGTCTAAGCTGTAAGAAAATGGTGCCTGGGATGTTTTGCTGAGTCATGTAAAATTATAGCCTTATGACAGGATCAGTTTGCTCCATTTCCGGCtgagtttttgtaattttatatcGATGCGGAGCTTACTCGGTGGATCAGAAGACGTAGCTTTTATTAATCCTGCTGACATGAAAAGTTCTGGGAAAATAATGCATGGCGAAAATAATCTTTTGAGGAAACTAGTGTTAATCTGGGGAAGTGAGGATCCCAATGAAGCCTCTGTCTGTCTAGCATTTATTGACCTGAGCTCCTTCTGACCGTAATCAGCATTGTTGCATGTTGTTTCGTTTGGTAACCCTCGTCCCATCGAAGCCTCCCCAGAGGCCACTCTCTGCAGTGAGGTTGCCAAAGCAGGTTGGGCACATCTGAGGGCAACTGGGCCAGTCGGAGGCCAAGTGGCAGTCAGCTGCTGTTCAAAGAGAAAGTATACCTCTTTGTGTTGAGATTTGGGGTGATCGAGTTTTTGATGGGTTCCTACAGAGTCTGGGAATTGAGACTGGTATTTTTTCAGGCCTTCATAGACGTGGAAAAAGATTTGAATCAATTTGTAAGCTGTCTTTTCGTGTCCTACATTAGCACTTAGCACAGTTAGTGCTAATTGCTTTAGCTCAGATTTCTATATCCACAATGTTGCATGGCAGAAAATGTTGAATGCACAAAAGATTAAAACTGAACTGCTCTTTTCGGctttctgttatctgctgaagtTGGCAGCTCACTTCTTCTTCACTTCAGACATGGAGCTGTTCACGTCCATCACTTAAAACCTGGTACTAAACAGGATGTGTTGGTTTTCATAGATGTTCCTTTCAGCCACTTCATTTGACAGAACACACTGCCACCTACTGACCAGCAGGTGTAACTCCAATCTATAGTCTATTTTCTTAGAGAGTACAGATTCTCAAAGAGTTCCCCTCCAGCTGCAACAACTTCTGCAACAAAGAGTGTTGAAGTTGTATGGGGTGTTTGCTTATCTGACggcattttgtttagtttcggGCAGGTTTGAAGGTTCCGGCAGCAGCGTGTGGAAAGCTGCTGTCAGTAATAACTCTGCTTCTTTGGTGCCCCCTGCAGGCCTTTCACACACCCCACGTGTTGACAAAGCTGAGGTGTTCTTCAGCGTGAGGGAGTCGGAGACCTACCTGCCTTATGTCAAAGCTATGAGGGACTTCGTGAAACTTTACGATGACAACATTCAGACCAACAACATGTTGTTTGAGGACTGCGGTGGTAGGCTTCCTTTTATTCTTTGAAGGGATGTTCGAGAAGcaggcagaaaaataaaaccgcTTCTATGTCCAACTGTCCCCTTCCACTGGCCCTTTCAGAACAACCCGCAGACTACAAGCATAGAGGTGACTTGGAGAGCGACATGGGTGGCGTTAAGGCTTGCAGGTTCCCCAGGACTCTGCTGGGTCCTTGCTCCGGCATTGAAGACAATGATTTTGGCTTCAAGGACGGCAAGCCATGCCTGATTGTGAAGCTCAACCGGATCGTCAACTTTCGTCCCAGGGTACTTCTGCTCTCACTACTTCTATGTTTGATGTCCTACTTCCACATTTCCTTCTGGGTCCTTTATATCTTCCATAGTCATCTCCTTTCTACCTTATATTTGCTGCCATTTTCCTTTTATCTcctaccttttttcttttcatccttcCTCTATCTTTCCTTCTTGTATTGTTCAAGTTCTTTCTTAATTGTAACTTTTTCCCACATGTCCGACCACTCCCCCTTCTGTCCTGCCGTCTTTGCTTCTTTCATTTTAAGACGTCTATGATTTGTCTTCTTTAGCCTCCCAGCAACAATGACAGCATTCCTGAAGAGGCAAAGCCCAAAGTCCAGGCCAACATCATCCCTCTCTACTGCACTAACAAGGTATCAAATCCTTTttaacttctttctttcttataaACAcccttttccctccttttttcctccaaatcaatgcatttcttttttttcccccacatccTAGAGAGAGGAGGATGCTGATAAAATCGGGGAGATCAAATATTACGGAATAGGCGAGGGCTTCCCTCTGCAGTATTACCCCTACTACGGCAAGCGCCATCATCCCCAATACCTCCAGCCACTGGTGGCGCTGCAGTTCACCAACCTGACCCGGAACACTGAACTGCGCATCGAGTGCAAAGTGTTTGGAGAAAACCTCTACTACAACGAGAAGGACCGCTACCAGGGACGCTTTGACATCAAGATCCAGGTTGACTCATGACCGTCCGGAATATAGCACCCTCCATCTCTCCCCACACGTCCCTTTAAACGGTACCGCACATGCGAAGGGAAGAGTCGACCCTCACTAGTCTTAAACTGATGAAAGGAAATGCTTGTTGGGGCGTTGTGGTAATCAGCCTTCATTACTAGCTTCTGCACCTCTTTCTAGCCTTTAGACTTAAATTTAGAGAAGAAATTAGCAGTAGGGCCAATAAGCGTCTAGTTATTCCAATGTAAATGAGTTTCCCACAAGCCATGGGACGTCACCGAAGAGTGTAATTCATCCCGTCTGTCCCCTCTACATATTGTTGCCTTGTGGTGGTTTTGGAGAGAGCAGGACTTGGTGAATCTGGTCCCTCTAAAATGCACCTTCCCTCTATGCATCTGGAGCAGCTCTTGGTGTGCCTGAAACTAAAGCACACTTTTATTAACGCCATGATTTCAAACGGGCGGTTCACTCTTCTGATCTATGTAAGGAAAGCTGCGGTCCAGGGAGCCTCTTCCCCTTTGTGTCTTTTACCTCTGATCATGAGATGCTTTAATCTATTTTTCCTCTTGTGGGTTTTACTGCTGGggttcaaaccttttttttttttttgtttatttgccttGAATGTAGACTTGCGTGTCCAGGCTGTTAGACACTTTAGCCTGCTGTTGGGGCAATGGTGCTGacttgtttttaacatttcttgtttctttttttgtttttttttgttctgctggaTTTCAAACAGCATTGTGGCGTAACTCTGAATGTGCGAGTCATTTAAACATGGTgggaacatttttatatttatgcagatgtacatttttgtttccttgcagaatcttttaaatgtataaagGCAATACCAAAGTGAGTTGGAGAAGCAATGCTGTACTCCTTTCTAAGAAGGTCATCATGTTAAGTGCTAAAGTCCATGTCTTGCCTTGCAACCTTTCAACAGTTAACTTCTGGTTATGAATGTAGTTGGAAGTAAACTAAACTAGTCGCAGGCAGATTGAACTCCATTCATTTCAGAAAACGCTAACTAACTCTGCCTAATGCTGGTACCCGAAATACTCCATAGGAtctcatgttgatgttaaatgCTCAACCTGATGTTTAGCAAGCCTTTCATTAGTTCACCCACCTTTATTTCATCAGAAATGAAGACAAATAAAGTATAGTGAACCTTTGTCCTGTGTTTCATTTGATGTCTGTCAAAGTCTTCCATGCACAGATAGAGCTTTGCTGCTCGCCCATTGAACAGGTTCACTTCATTTGACACTGCCTCCTACTGAGCAGCCAGGGTAAATtcacaattcaattcagtttctCCAAGTTCTTTAAGAACAAAACGGGCCAATTTTGATGTAGAAATGTACAGACGTTCAATCCGAACTCTATAGCAACGGTTAAATTTATCGTTCCATCTAGGAAGTGTCCTGAGGAAACCCGGTCAGGTGCATCAAGACGCTAACTTCTGAAGGAATCTCTGATGCTGAACATAAATGTGGCGACATTAGATGGGGAGAACTCGCCTTTtgcaggaagaaacctccagcaaaACCAGAACTGGTCCTATTGTTGGCAGCCATCTTGGCTCACCTGACTCTGGGTTTAAGATGAAgcatacacaaaaaaacacagaagtgatgatccaggagtactttctatgttAAAATAAAGGTGAAGAGTTGACGGTAAGAAACAGTTAAAACATGAGAACTCACTCAGTATGGAAAACTAGAGAACACACTGCTAGTCAGAGAACTGGCCCCTTTAATTATGCTGTCTTGGAAAGAAACAGTCAAGTGTATTATAGTGAAACATAATATTCATAAGACAAAGAATCGTTGTTATTGCAAAAGGGAAGGGGGAGGACTTCCTGTTCCTGGAAAGGCTTAACAAGCTCTTTAAAGGAATCGAGTATTTGACCCGTTGTTGGGTTGTCCACTAGAATGGACACCCAAAGGGATGTGGAATGGTTTCTATTTAAAGAGAGAGCGTTGTCTTTGCTGGACCTGGTGCTGGTGCTCATTTCGGGGGAGATAAGCGAACTGTAACTGGAAATTCTTGTAAGACCTAAAAACCTGTGTTTTGGGGTCTAACGTTTCCTTAATCTAATAATTCCTTTATCATTTCAGTAATATTCGGAGTTCTTCAATGTGAACCCAAACTGCTTGTGGGGAAGGAGATGATTGTTTCAAGACGATCAACAAAACTTTacgaaatattttctgttttgtgtcatttggGTGACCaatcttattatttttaccattttctttcCCTAAATGCCAGAATAGTGGGGAAATTTCCCTTTAAACTGTCTGACTTTGGGTTTCCTAAACCACTTTGTAGCTGACGTCAGGCAGTAGAAGAGAGAATTTCGGCCTCTTATCAGTTGTTTAAGAACAATGATGAAATATGACGAtcaaaatgctttgaaaagAATCTCCTGAAGACACTTTGGGCCTGTTTTCTCCCTCTGCAGAGGATTTGATCCTCCTCCTCTCATCCCACCTCagacatgaatgaatgaacctAAGAGACCTGAGAGGGAGGGGGATGGTGGGGTCTCAAGTGACTCAAGGATTTCTGTAACTGTGAAGTCATTCTGCTTTGGCTGTGCAGGCAGGTGGAGGCTATGGGATTCAGTTGCAGATGCATGTCTCTGTAATTATAGGAGGGAGCTGCTAACACCAGGGATGTTGTTTCAGGGTTTCACCTTACCCCGAGCCCAAAGACTGCAGAGCCAGCAGCTTGCTTAATGCATCGCATTCTTCCTGCCTCTCTGCCCCCAGGCAGGGGTTAATTTCCCCTGCTCAATGATCGTAAGACCAACCTTGGTCTTAAGATCAAGGATGGTCTTAAGACCGATCTTGGAAGTGTAGCAGTTCCCCTTTGCAGTGGGTGGCGATGAAGGAAGCTGTTTGGGTTTCTGGGTGTGAGGATCCACTGTCCACTGCGACGCGGTGGAGCACCGACCTTCATCACACAGAGGTCACACTGGCGGGTTTCTAGCTGGAGCAGTTTCCTGGGATTTTGTCAGTTCATACAGAACCATGGACCAGACAGCCGGGCAAACTAATtaccaaatatgaaaaatagcagctaaaaaaaaaataaatccaacaatAGAATTTTTTGACAGCTTCATATTAGAGCTGGTTTCTCCAAATTAAACGACCCAGTCTCCAACTGAATGTCTTCAACCCCTTCATGACAGCCATCTTTAGTCCTCAGTAGATCTTTCTGCTGTTATGACCAACCAGTAGCCGCCTCACGGATCTGCTGGAAGCCGCTGCTAGCTTCCTCTGCCTGCCACCGGGTGGCACTATGCTGTTAAATTTTCCAACACGATggaggaaatatttttcttcttctctttttttgttcagaatTTTTCAACCTGCATCACATTGGATGCATTCCCTGCATGAATGTCAGATTTAGGTTATCCATGGCATCTTAATGCAATTCAGCCTTTGATTAGGCCACTACTGAGTGGCTTCATTCCTGTTTACTACTGGTCTGTCAGTCGGTGATGTTGCTCCTATAATCACCTGGATCCTTCACTGGCCTCTCAGTAACGCTGGAACATCTTCTAGCCAGCAGGTGTTTGATGGGGACAAAACGTTCCCATGGCGACGCTCACAGAGCTCAGGCTGGAATGGAGTTAATTGGCGAGGCACACCACTGTCAGCAGTTCGTTAGCACATCAGCAGGCCTGGGAATTAACTATAACTTCCCTGTTTGATCAGCTTTTCCTGTCCTACTGAAGTATTCACTGACATACAGGAGCAGCCAAGGGGTTTAGTTCACACAGCCGAGCCCACCCACCCGGCTGGTATTAATGCACATGTGGGAGATGATGAGCTCTGGGTGGGAGTCTCAGAAAATTAATCACCCCGGAGACCAACTGGAATGAATCCCTgagacagaaatatgaaaacaactGTGATACGTACTCATCATAATTCtgaataaatggatggatgatttttttttttgttttgggggttttttcagcTTACTACATCAAAACCCACAGGTCACTCTGTTTCTCTGGTATTGCTCAGGGCTCCGTCTACGGTCTGTTTACTTTCAGTAAGTTCGTTTtatcatttgaaacaaaaaataaccaaatttgCTAACAAAGCAGTTCGTTGcccaatttttcattttggtttaaaaagaaaaatgaaaaagctggggggtttaatttaaaaacgaACTGCCTGAATGTACACGGCCCGTCAGGACTCTGGCAGCAGCATTTTAGACAGCGTTGCAGTACTCCAGCccactgaaaagaaaaccatcccacagcttttctgtttcctgttttgacAGGAAACAAAAGTGATGCGCTGTGAATATGCTCTGTCCATTTGCTTTTGAAGGAAACTGAAGTGGGAGTGAACTGGAAGAAGGCAACAGGAAACGCCTAGAATCTCAGACAGCAACCCTGTTCTCCCATTGTCCTTGTTGTCCTGGTGTTGATCCCCTCAGCTGGTAGCCAGGCAGGCAAAGGGAAACAGGGGGTGATCATTTTAGATCAGCTGAGGATACCAGGATTGTCCCACTCCTCTTTGAGCTGCAGGTGGAGTCATGATGTTTTGCTTTAGCTCTCCACTCTAAGAGGATTTGCTCAGACTGGAGGGGATAGAAATAAGGAAGGAGCTCAGACTGCATAAAGTCCTGTTAGTGTTGCAGTTAGTGCTTTAAAAATACTATCAGTAAACATAAATGACAGTTTGCTATGTGATTTATAGCTGAATGAGGACACAGCGCAACAGCTAAAAGTAATGCAGGGTGAAATTGAAATGTATTCCCGTTCAAGTACTGGCCTTTTCCATTAACCTATCAGGGGTAcccaaagccatgacatcatcatttgGGTTTTCCTTCACTGTTTAAAGAGATAGTAAGCATTCTGTATGTAAACCTCTGACTTTAAAGacgttaataaataaatctctgctATATTTTTTCCGTCACTTTTTGTAGCATCTAgctaatagaaataatttttaaaaagcgaggagtttggtttgatttaacttcaaacagtgagaaaaagaggtgtgtgtctttttaaaaaaaaatttttttaacatatgtAAACATTTGGCTCCAAATGGATATAGTGACAAATCACAACACGTGTCACCTCAAGGCCCTTtaccaaatatatatatatatatatatatatatatatacatttcaatCATACAAACAGATTCCAAGTCAAGTTTCATCTCAACGTGCAtgaaagcaatagaaaacttttCCAGCTTGTTGGAAGCTGAGctaaattagaaaagaaaattctgcGTCCCATTTGTGCTGCCGCCCTGGGCAGCTGCCTTTATGGCCCAAATCAAAAGCCACTACTGGTCAtgggctctttttttttttttttttttttacatcacagaaTCATTTTAATGCTCAAAGATTAGGTGGTGTCACTGAACTGACTGAGAAAGATAATCAATGACTCTAAAACGATGTTTAAGATCCATCAGTCCGTCAGGATTCAACGACCTGGACGAGGTTTGCAGCTGAGGGAGGAGAAATGTCTCgctcccttcctcctcctcctcctcctcctcctctcaccTCCTGCTGGGAGGTGTCACTACGATAAGGATTTCCTCCACCAGCAGAGGACGAACTCCGCAGAGCGAGGAGACGACTTTGTTCACTGAGCTGCGCTTCCTTCCTGGTGATGTGTTATTTTCTGGAGGAGAGTGTTGCTCTGTTGGGTGTGAAACAGCAGGATGGAGTTTAATCAGAGCTCACCCTGAATCCTCTGCAGTCACAgacgctcctcctcctcctcatcatcatcatcatcatcttcttcgTCATCATCTTTCTCGTCATCGTCATCATTTACACTCAGGTAAATTTCAACTGCTGAGGTGGTTAAAGTGAAGAAAACTACTCGAGTCCGAGGCTTAGCAAGTCACGTTGGTCTGTAAATCTAATTTTAGTTTC
This genomic window from Xiphophorus couchianus chromosome 24, X_couchianus-1.0, whole genome shotgun sequence contains:
- the atp1b1b gene encoding sodium/potassium-transporting ATPase subunit beta-1b translates to MPSNKDDGGWKEFLWNSEKGELLGRTGGSWFKVALFYVIFFGILAGIFVGTIQAMLMTLSENKPTWQDRVAPPGLSHTPRVDKAEVFFSVRESETYLPYVKAMRDFVKLYDDNIQTNNMLFEDCGEQPADYKHRGDLESDMGGVKACRFPRTLLGPCSGIEDNDFGFKDGKPCLIVKLNRIVNFRPRPPSNNDSIPEEAKPKVQANIIPLYCTNKREEDADKIGEIKYYGIGEGFPLQYYPYYGKRHHPQYLQPLVALQFTNLTRNTELRIECKVFGENLYYNEKDRYQGRFDIKIQVDS